One Streptomyces sp. P9-A2 DNA window includes the following coding sequences:
- a CDS encoding HAD-IC family P-type ATPase has translation MTPLDADTRAGAAHPAPLTSPVTGLTSAQVAERVALGQVNDVPVRSSRSLTEIVRANVLTRFNAIIGVLWVIMLGVAPIQDSLFGFVILANTGIGIIQEWRAKKTLDSLAVIGEARPTVRRDGVSAGIGTSQIVLDDLIEIGPGDKVVVDGVCAQADSLEIDESLLTGEADPVVKQPGDQVMSGSFVVAGGGSFQATRVGREAYAAQLAEEASRFTLVHSELRSGISTILKYVTWMMIPTATGLIVSQLFVKDDELKNSIARTVGGIVPMVPEGLVLLTSVAFAIGVVRLGRKQCLVQELPAIEGLARVDTVCLDKTGTLTEGGMDVTELHLLDTGTGTGTGRGANTGTGTGTGTGAAYVRDVLGALGVSDPRPNASLRAIADAYPAPGDWRRADALPFSSARKYSGAAFTEGDETASTWLLGAPDVLLDADDPALARTGRLNEQGLRVLLLARTERPLDDPEVAVGVRPTALVVLEQRLRPDAADTLAYFAEQDVDAKVISGDNAVSVGAVAGKLGLTGTVVDARGLPSEPEKMAGALDEGTVFGRVTPQQKRDMVGALQSRGHTVAMTGDGVNDVLALKDADIGVAMGSGSEATRAVAQIVLLDNSFAALPSVVAEGRRVIGNITRVATLFLVKTVYSVLLAVLVVCSQVEYPFLPRHLTLLSTLTIGVPAFFLALAPNKERARPHFVRRVMRYAIPGGVLAALATFATYLLARHHYSGEGALDAETSAATLTLFLISMWVLAIIARPYTWWRVGLVATMGAGFLLVLVVPWLQEFFALKLVGMTMPWVAVGIAVAAAAVLEVLWRWVDRRFPA, from the coding sequence ATGACCCCTCTCGACGCGGACACGCGGGCCGGCGCCGCGCATCCTGCCCCCCTGACATCGCCGGTGACCGGTCTGACCTCCGCCCAGGTGGCGGAGCGGGTGGCCCTCGGGCAGGTCAACGACGTGCCGGTGCGCAGCAGCCGGTCGCTGACCGAGATCGTCCGCGCGAACGTCCTCACCCGGTTCAACGCGATCATCGGCGTCCTCTGGGTGATCATGCTGGGCGTCGCGCCCATCCAGGACAGCCTGTTCGGCTTCGTGATCCTCGCCAACACCGGGATCGGCATCATCCAGGAGTGGCGGGCGAAGAAGACCCTGGACTCCCTGGCCGTGATCGGCGAGGCCCGGCCGACGGTGCGCCGGGACGGGGTGAGCGCCGGGATCGGCACCTCGCAGATCGTGCTGGACGACCTGATCGAGATCGGGCCGGGTGACAAGGTCGTCGTCGACGGGGTGTGCGCGCAGGCCGACTCGCTGGAGATCGACGAGTCACTGCTCACCGGCGAGGCCGACCCCGTGGTCAAGCAGCCCGGGGACCAGGTCATGTCCGGAAGCTTCGTGGTCGCGGGCGGCGGCTCCTTCCAGGCGACCAGGGTGGGGCGCGAGGCGTACGCGGCGCAGCTCGCCGAGGAGGCTTCCCGGTTCACGCTGGTCCACTCCGAGCTGCGCTCGGGCATCTCCACGATCCTCAAGTACGTTACGTGGATGATGATCCCGACCGCGACCGGGCTGATCGTCAGCCAGCTGTTCGTCAAGGACGACGAGCTGAAGAACTCCATCGCCCGCACGGTCGGCGGGATCGTTCCGATGGTGCCCGAGGGGCTGGTGCTGCTCACCTCGGTGGCCTTCGCGATCGGGGTCGTCCGGCTGGGCCGCAAGCAGTGCCTGGTACAGGAGCTGCCCGCCATCGAGGGGCTGGCCCGCGTCGACACGGTCTGCCTGGACAAGACCGGCACCCTCACCGAGGGCGGCATGGACGTCACCGAGCTGCACCTGCTCGACACCGGCACAGGTACGGGCACGGGCAGGGGCGCAAACACCGGCACCGGCACCGGCACCGGCACCGGCGCGGCGTACGTCCGGGACGTGCTCGGTGCCCTCGGCGTCTCCGATCCGCGGCCGAACGCCTCGCTCCGGGCGATCGCCGATGCCTACCCCGCCCCCGGTGACTGGCGGCGCGCCGACGCCCTGCCCTTCTCCTCCGCCCGCAAGTACAGCGGTGCCGCCTTCACCGAGGGCGACGAGACCGCCTCCACCTGGCTGCTCGGCGCCCCCGACGTCCTGCTCGACGCCGACGACCCTGCCCTGGCCCGCACGGGGCGGCTGAACGAGCAGGGCCTGCGGGTGCTGCTCCTCGCCCGTACCGAGCGGCCCCTGGACGACCCCGAGGTCGCCGTCGGTGTCCGCCCCACCGCGCTGGTGGTGCTGGAGCAGCGGCTGCGGCCGGACGCGGCGGACACGCTGGCGTACTTCGCCGAGCAGGACGTCGACGCCAAGGTCATCTCCGGCGACAACGCGGTGTCGGTCGGCGCGGTCGCCGGGAAGCTCGGGCTGACGGGGACCGTCGTCGACGCACGCGGGCTGCCCTCCGAGCCGGAGAAGATGGCCGGGGCGCTCGACGAGGGCACCGTGTTCGGACGGGTCACCCCGCAGCAGAAGCGGGACATGGTGGGCGCGCTCCAGTCCCGCGGGCACACGGTCGCGATGACCGGCGACGGGGTCAACGACGTGCTGGCCCTGAAGGACGCCGACATCGGGGTGGCGATGGGCTCCGGTTCGGAGGCGACCCGGGCCGTCGCACAGATCGTGCTGCTCGACAACAGTTTCGCCGCGCTGCCGTCGGTGGTGGCCGAGGGGCGGCGGGTGATCGGCAACATCACCCGGGTCGCGACGCTGTTCCTGGTGAAGACCGTCTACTCGGTGCTGCTCGCGGTGCTGGTGGTCTGCTCGCAGGTGGAGTACCCGTTCCTGCCGCGCCATCTGACGCTGCTGTCCACGCTCACCATCGGCGTCCCGGCGTTCTTCCTGGCCCTGGCCCCGAACAAGGAGCGGGCGCGGCCGCACTTCGTACGGCGGGTCATGCGGTACGCGATCCCGGGCGGTGTACTGGCCGCGCTGGCGACCTTCGCCACCTACCTGCTCGCCCGCCACCACTACAGCGGTGAGGGAGCGCTGGACGCGGAGACGAGCGCGGCGACGCTGACGCTGTTCCTGATCTCGATGTGGGTGCTGGCGATCATCGCCCGCCCGTACACGTGGTGGCGGGTCGGGCTGGTGGCGACGATGGGCGCCGGTTTCCTGCTGGTGCTGGTCGTGCCGTGGCTCCAGGAGTTCTTCGCGCTGAAGCTGGTCGGGATGACGATGCCGTGGGTCGCGGTCGGCATCGCGGTGGCGGCGGCGGCCGTCCTGGAGGTTCTGTGGAGGTGGGTCGACCGCCGTTTCCCCGCGTAG
- a CDS encoding calcium-binding protein, giving the protein MRIRATVAVVSGALALSALAVPAAQADDSFGDTKISDVVVNGGKAVVVGPTAAKKVTLTFTATDNSGIDWAQPILYRGASIQKPESGAIPDSSDNLAKCTKVNATKSTCKATFTLKQLDNLINSVAGTWKVWIVAAAKDGDYMEKEKAKTFSVQRASKLTVNASPEPVKKGKTITVTGTLSRANWETKKYAGYTNQSVKLQFRKKSSSTYTTVKTIKSGSAGSLKTTVKASVDGYYRYSFAGTTTTPAVNAAGDFIDVK; this is encoded by the coding sequence ACCGGCCGCGCAGGCCGACGACTCCTTCGGGGACACGAAGATCTCCGATGTGGTGGTCAACGGAGGCAAGGCCGTCGTCGTCGGCCCCACGGCCGCCAAGAAGGTCACTCTCACCTTCACCGCCACCGACAACTCGGGCATCGACTGGGCCCAGCCCATCCTGTACCGCGGCGCGTCCATCCAGAAGCCCGAGAGCGGGGCCATCCCCGACAGCAGTGACAACCTTGCCAAGTGCACCAAGGTCAACGCCACCAAGTCGACCTGCAAGGCCACCTTCACCCTGAAGCAGTTGGACAACCTCATCAACTCGGTCGCCGGCACCTGGAAGGTGTGGATCGTCGCCGCGGCCAAGGACGGCGACTACATGGAGAAGGAGAAGGCCAAGACCTTCTCCGTGCAGCGCGCCTCCAAGCTGACCGTCAACGCCTCCCCCGAGCCGGTGAAGAAGGGGAAGACGATCACCGTCACCGGCACGCTCTCACGCGCCAACTGGGAGACCAAGAAGTACGCCGGCTACACCAACCAGTCGGTGAAGCTGCAGTTCCGTAAGAAGAGCTCCAGCACCTACACCACCGTCAAGACCATCAAGAGCGGCTCGGCTGGCAGCCTGAAGACCACGGTCAAGGCCTCCGTCGACGGCTACTACCGGTACTCCTTCGCGGGCACCACGACCACCCCGGCCGTCAACGCCGCCGGAGACTTCATCGACGTGAAGTAA
- a CDS encoding ribbon-helix-helix protein, CopG family codes for MGTDVLSLRMDHELLERLRQHAARRGMSVQDYVVQTLIRDDFDQRFQTAVEETEKFYDVT; via the coding sequence ATGGGGACCGATGTACTCAGCCTGCGCATGGACCACGAGCTGCTCGAGCGGCTCCGGCAACATGCCGCCAGACGCGGAATGAGCGTCCAGGACTATGTCGTCCAGACGCTCATTCGCGATGACTTCGACCAGCGGTTCCAGACCGCCGTCGAGGAGACGGAGAAGTTCTACGACGTCACTTGA
- a CDS encoding NCS2 family permease: MSTSAPAKAPMPDQPGSSPGSGALDRYFKISERGSSLPREIRGGFATFFAMAYIIVLNPIILGSSKDLYGNQLDNGQLVTATALTAAFTTLLMGVIGNVPIALAAGLGVNSVVALQLAPRMSWPDAMGMVVLAGFIVMLLVATGLRERVMNAVPHGLRKAIAIGIGLFIMLIGLVDSGFISRIPDAAHTTVPMQLGSNGHLTGWPVLVFILGALLTLALIVRKVPGAILISIVAMTVLGVIINAVADIPSWGLTTPTWPGNPFATPDFGLIGEVSLFGGFGKVGVLTGVLFVFTVLLSCFFDAMGTIMGISDEAKLTDGEGQMPGINKVLFIDGVAVAAGGASSASATTAFVESTAGVGEGARTGFANVVTGALFAVALFLTPVATMVPSQAATPALLAVGFLILAGSIKEIDWADHTIAIPAFVTMVMMPFTYSITNGIGMGFITFVVLRLAAGRGKEVPVPLYVVSAVFAFYYLMPALGLT, translated from the coding sequence ATGTCCACGTCGGCCCCCGCCAAGGCTCCGATGCCCGATCAGCCGGGGTCCAGCCCCGGCTCCGGCGCACTGGACCGCTACTTCAAGATCTCCGAGCGGGGCAGCTCCCTGCCCCGCGAGATTCGTGGCGGGTTCGCCACCTTCTTCGCGATGGCCTACATCATCGTGCTGAACCCGATCATCCTGGGCAGCTCGAAGGACCTGTACGGCAACCAGCTCGACAACGGTCAGCTGGTCACCGCGACCGCCCTGACGGCGGCGTTCACCACGCTGCTCATGGGTGTCATCGGCAACGTGCCGATCGCGCTGGCCGCCGGTCTCGGCGTGAACTCGGTCGTCGCGCTCCAGCTCGCCCCGCGCATGTCCTGGCCGGACGCCATGGGGATGGTGGTACTGGCCGGTTTCATCGTCATGCTGCTGGTCGCCACCGGTCTGCGCGAGCGCGTGATGAACGCCGTCCCGCACGGTCTGCGCAAGGCCATCGCCATCGGTATCGGCCTGTTCATCATGCTGATCGGCCTCGTCGACTCCGGTTTCATCTCCCGCATCCCGGACGCCGCGCACACCACCGTGCCGATGCAGCTCGGCAGCAACGGTCACCTCACCGGCTGGCCGGTCCTCGTCTTCATCCTCGGCGCGCTGCTCACCCTCGCGCTGATCGTGCGCAAGGTGCCCGGCGCGATCCTCATCTCGATCGTCGCGATGACCGTTCTCGGCGTGATCATCAACGCCGTGGCCGACATCCCCTCCTGGGGCCTGACGACCCCGACCTGGCCCGGCAACCCGTTCGCCACCCCCGACTTCGGCCTGATCGGCGAGGTCAGCCTGTTCGGCGGTTTCGGTAAGGTCGGCGTGCTGACCGGCGTCCTGTTCGTCTTCACCGTGCTGCTGTCGTGCTTCTTCGACGCGATGGGCACGATCATGGGGATCTCCGACGAGGCCAAGCTGACCGACGGCGAGGGCCAGATGCCCGGCATCAACAAGGTCCTGTTCATCGACGGTGTCGCGGTCGCCGCGGGTGGCGCCAGCTCCGCCTCCGCCACCACCGCCTTCGTGGAGTCCACCGCCGGTGTCGGCGAGGGCGCGCGCACCGGCTTCGCCAACGTCGTCACCGGGGCGCTCTTCGCCGTCGCGCTGTTCCTCACACCCGTCGCCACCATGGTCCCGTCGCAGGCGGCGACCCCGGCGCTGCTCGCGGTCGGTTTCCTGATCCTGGCGGGCTCGATCAAGGAGATCGACTGGGCGGACCACACCATCGCCATCCCGGCCTTCGTGACCATGGTGATGATGCCGTTCACCTACTCGATCACCAACGGCATCGGCATGGGCTTCATCACCTTCGTGGTGCTGCGCCTGGCGGCCGGGCGCGGCAAGGAGGTGCCGGTGCCGTTGTACGTGGTGTCGGCGGTCTTCGCCTTCTACTACCTGATGCCGGCGCTGGGCCTGACCTGA
- a CDS encoding DUF2530 domain-containing protein — protein sequence MAAFFSGLSDIVKGNPQHEAPEPLEGPVVATIVGGTILWFALFLMQLPFYGWFDDRGHTWWLWTCLAGGGLGFIGIWYVRRRDAAIKRTQAAQGAQTVDPMDAMDTVEAAEAASGIPEAESLRGASPAPSAD from the coding sequence ATGGCCGCTTTCTTCTCGGGTCTCTCCGACATCGTCAAGGGGAACCCCCAGCACGAGGCACCGGAGCCCCTCGAGGGCCCCGTGGTCGCCACCATCGTCGGCGGCACGATCCTCTGGTTCGCCCTCTTCCTGATGCAGCTGCCGTTCTACGGCTGGTTCGACGACCGCGGCCACACCTGGTGGCTGTGGACCTGCCTGGCCGGCGGCGGGCTCGGCTTCATCGGCATCTGGTACGTCCGCCGGCGCGACGCGGCGATCAAGCGCACGCAGGCGGCACAGGGGGCACAGACCGTGGACCCCATGGATGCCATGGACACTGTGGAGGCCGCGGAAGCCGCCTCCGGGATCCCTGAGGCGGAATCCCTCCGCGGCGCCTCCCCCGCACCCTCGGCCGACTGA